One window of Thermocoleostomius sinensis A174 genomic DNA carries:
- a CDS encoding ABC transporter permease, translating into MNDLIEIDLIQFGWALGLMGIAIGLSAWQQLGLEWNLAVATFRTVIQLLAIGYILDFVFALNTPWAVIGIIGIMAVIAAIVARNRISQKVPRLLPIVGGSILIGTALTLSYVILLVLQPDPWFQPQYLVPLAGIILGNAMNAAAIGGERLVSTLNASRLEIETHLSLGATPRQATAAYRREAIKAGLIPTLNSMMVVGIVTLPGIITGQILSGINPLDAAIYQMLIMFILAIATLGTTMLLVQGIYRQFFNQAAQFIPH; encoded by the coding sequence GTGAATGACCTAATTGAGATTGATTTGATTCAATTTGGCTGGGCGCTTGGTCTGATGGGCATTGCGATCGGGCTTTCAGCTTGGCAACAATTGGGGCTGGAATGGAATCTGGCGGTGGCAACGTTTCGTACCGTGATTCAACTACTAGCCATTGGTTACATTTTGGACTTTGTGTTTGCCTTAAATACACCCTGGGCTGTAATCGGTATTATCGGTATCATGGCTGTCATTGCGGCGATCGTGGCGCGCAACCGCATCAGCCAAAAAGTACCCCGACTGCTGCCGATTGTAGGCGGTTCCATTCTGATTGGCACAGCCCTCACCCTCAGCTACGTCATCCTGCTGGTTCTACAACCCGATCCCTGGTTTCAACCACAATACCTTGTGCCACTAGCAGGAATTATTTTAGGCAACGCTATGAATGCAGCGGCGATCGGTGGAGAGCGCTTGGTGAGTACCTTAAATGCCAGCCGCTTAGAGATCGAAACCCATCTCAGCTTGGGCGCTACCCCCAGACAAGCGACGGCTGCCTATCGCCGAGAAGCGATCAAAGCAGGACTGATTCCAACCCTCAATTCCATGATGGTGGTTGGCATTGTAACGCTCCCTGGCATTATTACTGGACAAATTCTCAGCGGCATCAATCCCCTCGATGCGGCTATTTACCAGATGCTAATTATGTTTATTTTGGCGATTGCGACTCTTGGTACTACCATGCTGCTGGTTCAAGGCATCTACCGCCAATTTTTCAATCAGGCTGCACAATTTATTCCTCATTAA
- the recR gene encoding recombination mediator RecR, with product MTVYTRPLARLIEQLQRLPGVGPKTAQRLALHILKRPEADAQALAQAILEAKQQVGVCSVCFHLSAEPVCEICRATNREPHVICVVADSRDVIALEKTREYRGKYHVLGGLISPMDGIGPDQLNIAQLVRRVSKQDIKEVILAISPSVEGETTTLYVGQLLKPFTKVTRIAFGLPMGGDLEYADEVTLARALEGRRELDL from the coding sequence CTGACAGTTTACACGCGCCCATTAGCACGATTGATTGAGCAGTTACAGCGGCTACCAGGAGTGGGGCCTAAAACGGCTCAGCGTCTTGCTCTGCATATTCTGAAACGTCCAGAAGCCGACGCTCAAGCCCTTGCTCAAGCGATTTTAGAAGCTAAGCAACAAGTGGGAGTTTGTTCAGTTTGTTTTCACCTATCAGCTGAACCAGTCTGCGAAATTTGCCGCGCCACGAACCGAGAGCCACATGTGATTTGTGTCGTTGCTGATTCGCGGGACGTAATTGCCCTAGAAAAAACCCGCGAGTATCGAGGCAAGTATCATGTCCTAGGTGGCTTGATTTCTCCAATGGATGGCATTGGCCCAGATCAACTTAACATTGCTCAGTTGGTGCGACGAGTCAGCAAACAAGACATCAAGGAAGTAATTCTTGCCATTAGCCCTAGTGTTGAGGGTGAAACCACTACGCTTTATGTAGGACAGTTGCTCAAGCCCTTTACCAAAGTTACTCGTATTGCCTTCGGGCTACCAATGGGAGGCGATCTGGAATACGCCGATGAGGTGACGCTAGCCCGGGCACTAGAGGGACGACGTGAACTAGATTTGTGA
- the psbA gene encoding photosystem II q(b) protein yields the protein MTTALQTRERASVWERFCNWVTSTDNRLYVGWFGVLMIPTLLAATTCFIIAFIAAPPVDIDGIREPVAGSLMYGNNIISGAVVPSSNAIGLHFYPIWEAASLDEWLYNGGPYQLVVFHFLIGVFCYMGREWELSYRLGMRPWICVAYSAPVAAATAVFLIYPIGQGSFSDGMPLGISGTFNFMFVFQAEHNILMHPFHMLGVAGVFGGSLFSAMHGSLVTSSLVRETTENESQNYGYKFGQEEETYNIVAAHGYFGRLIFQYASFNNSRSLHFFLGAWPVVGIWFTALGISTMAFNLNGFNFNQSIIDSQGRVVSTWADILNRANLGMEVMHERNAHNFPLDLAAGEAAPVALSTPQING from the coding sequence ATGACAACAGCATTACAGACGCGCGAACGCGCCAGTGTGTGGGAGCGGTTCTGCAACTGGGTGACCAGCACCGACAACCGCCTGTACGTAGGCTGGTTCGGCGTACTGATGATCCCCACCCTGCTAGCTGCTACCACCTGCTTCATCATCGCCTTCATCGCGGCTCCTCCGGTAGACATCGACGGCATCCGCGAACCCGTGGCAGGGTCGTTGATGTACGGCAACAACATCATCTCTGGTGCAGTGGTGCCGTCATCGAACGCCATCGGCTTGCACTTCTACCCGATCTGGGAAGCAGCCTCTCTCGACGAGTGGCTCTACAACGGCGGACCGTACCAGTTGGTGGTGTTCCACTTCTTGATTGGCGTGTTCTGCTACATGGGACGGGAGTGGGAGTTGAGCTACCGCCTGGGCATGCGTCCGTGGATTTGCGTGGCATACTCGGCTCCAGTAGCAGCGGCGACAGCCGTGTTCTTGATCTACCCGATTGGGCAAGGGTCATTTTCAGACGGCATGCCCTTGGGCATCAGCGGCACGTTCAACTTCATGTTCGTGTTCCAGGCTGAGCACAACATTCTGATGCACCCGTTCCACATGCTGGGGGTTGCTGGGGTGTTCGGCGGCAGCTTGTTCAGCGCCATGCACGGGTCGTTGGTGACCTCCTCGCTGGTGCGTGAGACGACCGAGAACGAGAGCCAGAACTATGGCTACAAGTTTGGGCAGGAAGAAGAGACCTACAACATCGTGGCAGCGCACGGGTACTTTGGTCGGCTGATTTTCCAGTATGCCAGCTTCAACAACTCGCGGAGCTTGCACTTCTTCTTGGGTGCGTGGCCGGTAGTTGGCATTTGGTTCACGGCGTTGGGCATCAGCACGATGGCGTTCAACCTGAACGGGTTCAACTTCAACCAGAGCATCATCGATTCGCAGGGGCGTGTGGTGAGCACGTGGGCGGACATTCTCAACCGTGCGAACTTGGGGATGGAAGTGATGCACGAGCGTAATGCGCACAACTTCCCGCTGGACTTGGCGGCGGGTGAGGCGGCTCCGGTAGCGCTGTCGACTCCTCAAATCAACGGTTAG
- a CDS encoding adenosine deaminase, which translates to MALYAELHRHLGGSVVPRVLWRYFQRNQPDLAQPFDHYEAFEDFYTRPRNTLDEYLELHTLVEKVQTDETLPYFIYRLMRGAYVFENLAYLELRYTPYLRTPDHLSQLERIDRMADIVEVVGKASQMIEYPIVTSQILCMHSRLPYEVNKAIVELAAQMKPYVCGIDIAGGDGHYRERLDEYIHLYSYARSLGLNTTGHLYETTAGCYPELLPYLMRIGHGIQIPLLHPELLPQLARQGQCLEVCPTTYLKTGTLESIQQLKVVFDRCFEAGVDIAICTDNAGLHNVRLPFEYENLLTHDIIGFEQLQACQEAAFRHAFAWKHEQRPESILNDILRPELNLVG; encoded by the coding sequence ATGGCTTTATACGCAGAGTTGCATCGGCATCTGGGTGGGTCTGTTGTACCCAGAGTTTTATGGCGCTACTTTCAGCGCAATCAACCCGATTTGGCCCAACCGTTTGACCATTACGAAGCGTTCGAGGATTTCTACACTCGCCCTCGTAATACCCTAGATGAATATCTTGAATTACATACCCTTGTTGAAAAAGTACAAACCGATGAGACTCTTCCGTATTTCATCTATCGGTTAATGCGAGGAGCTTATGTTTTTGAGAATCTTGCCTACCTTGAACTAAGATACACCCCCTATCTCAGAACACCTGACCACCTAAGTCAGTTAGAACGAATCGATCGCATGGCTGATATTGTTGAAGTCGTGGGCAAGGCTAGCCAGATGATCGAATATCCGATCGTGACTAGCCAAATTCTCTGTATGCATTCCCGGTTGCCCTACGAAGTGAATAAGGCGATCGTGGAATTGGCCGCCCAAATGAAACCGTATGTCTGTGGGATTGATATTGCCGGTGGAGACGGTCACTATCGGGAACGACTCGATGAATACATTCACCTTTACAGTTACGCTCGATCGCTAGGATTGAATACAACCGGACATTTGTATGAAACTACCGCAGGCTGCTACCCAGAATTACTGCCCTATCTCATGCGCATCGGTCACGGTATTCAAATTCCGCTACTGCATCCAGAACTTTTGCCACAGCTAGCCAGACAGGGGCAATGCTTGGAAGTTTGTCCTACTACTTACCTTAAAACTGGAACCTTGGAAAGCATTCAGCAGTTAAAGGTAGTGTTCGATCGCTGCTTTGAAGCCGGAGTCGATATTGCCATCTGCACTGATAACGCTGGGCTGCACAATGTTCGCTTGCCGTTTGAATATGAGAACTTGCTAACCCACGACATTATTGGCTTCGAGCAACTGCAAGCTTGCCAAGAAGCGGCTTTTCGTCATGCTTTTGCCTGGAAACACGAGCAGCGTCCAGAATCTATTCTGAATGACATCTTGCGTCCAGAATTAAATCTCGTCGGCTGA
- a CDS encoding TldD/PmbA family protein has translation MQDRLLDTIAPYRDRVDYLEIRLEQSESTLISYRGVHLDAVDRSFSLVGNARACHNGGWSFVTFNGLTDLKDRLEDAIAQAKLIGKETTQLAEIAPIQDYVAVEFGRDPRGIALDTKRQLIEHYNRLLVEFDPRIQTTMTSYSDRFKTTYFANSLGTCIAQERLDVSGRFGVVAKGADGLVRQGFESVHSRSDYAALEGLEAQVVQAADRAVRQLDAKPVKGGQYTVILDPYLTGVFIHEAFGHLSEADFVYENPRMQELLVLGKPMAIPQLNVVDDGTIPDLPGSLKYDDEGVPTQRKYLIKDGILTQRLHSRETAGKMQEAPTGNARAISAMHPPIVRMTNTGIEAGDATFEDMIRDIAEGVYAVRMLGGQTNGEMFTFSAAEGYMIRDGKLAEPVSDVTLTGNVFQTLKDIEAIGNDSVYKSGGCGKGGQSPLPVSTGGPHVRINNVVVGGR, from the coding sequence TTGCAGGATCGGTTGCTGGATACGATCGCCCCGTATCGCGATCGAGTAGATTACTTAGAGATTCGCCTGGAGCAAAGTGAATCTACACTAATTTCCTATCGAGGTGTGCACCTAGATGCGGTCGATCGCAGCTTTTCTCTCGTAGGTAATGCCCGTGCTTGTCACAACGGTGGCTGGAGCTTTGTTACCTTCAATGGGCTAACAGATTTAAAAGATCGCCTTGAAGATGCGATCGCTCAAGCTAAGCTGATTGGAAAAGAGACAACTCAGTTAGCGGAGATCGCTCCAATTCAAGATTATGTAGCCGTAGAATTTGGTCGCGATCCGCGTGGCATTGCTCTTGACACAAAACGCCAATTAATCGAGCACTACAATCGTCTATTGGTAGAGTTCGATCCGCGCATTCAAACTACGATGACCAGCTACAGCGATCGGTTCAAAACCACCTATTTTGCTAACTCGCTGGGAACCTGCATTGCCCAAGAACGGCTGGACGTGTCGGGGCGCTTTGGCGTAGTGGCCAAGGGGGCAGACGGGCTGGTGCGGCAAGGGTTTGAGTCGGTGCATTCGCGATCGGACTATGCCGCTTTAGAAGGATTAGAGGCTCAGGTTGTCCAGGCGGCCGATCGGGCAGTGCGGCAGCTAGATGCGAAACCAGTGAAAGGCGGTCAGTATACAGTGATTCTCGATCCGTATCTGACAGGTGTTTTTATCCATGAAGCCTTTGGGCATTTGTCAGAAGCAGATTTTGTTTACGAAAACCCACGCATGCAAGAGTTGCTGGTGCTGGGTAAACCGATGGCAATTCCGCAACTGAACGTGGTTGACGATGGCACAATACCGGATCTGCCTGGTTCCCTCAAATATGACGACGAGGGCGTACCGACGCAGCGCAAGTATTTGATCAAGGACGGAATTTTGACGCAACGGCTGCACAGTCGCGAAACCGCCGGAAAAATGCAGGAAGCTCCAACTGGTAACGCTCGCGCTATCAGTGCCATGCACCCACCGATCGTTCGTATGACCAATACGGGTATTGAAGCAGGAGACGCCACGTTTGAAGACATGATTCGTGATATTGCAGAAGGGGTATATGCTGTGCGAATGCTGGGTGGGCAAACTAATGGGGAAATGTTCACGTTCTCTGCGGCTGAAGGCTACATGATTCGTGATGGCAAGCTGGCAGAACCTGTGAGTGATGTGACATTGACAGGAAACGTGTTTCAAACCCTCAAGGATATTGAGGCGATCGGCAATGATTCGGTTTACAAAAGCGGTGGTTGTGGCAAAGGCGGTCAATCTCCGTTGCCCGTGAGTACAGGCGGACCCCATGTACGTATCAACAATGTTGTGGTTGGTGGCCGGTAA
- a CDS encoding TrmH family RNA methyltransferase, with protein MNRTAKGRSIDRYKYHSLPRHSLIVCATLVQNAANLGGLCRTCEAFRLEALVIANLAITQTPAFRNVAASADRWQPLVACSVEGLTDWLDQKHQAGYRLIGLHVDANAISLTKFAFPRRSVLVLGQELTGIPQSVLRFCHDSVKIPQSGLVESLNVQTAAAIAMYEYGRQHAGHS; from the coding sequence GTGAACCGAACAGCTAAAGGACGATCGATCGATCGCTACAAATACCACAGTCTACCGCGCCATTCATTGATTGTCTGTGCCACTCTAGTGCAGAATGCCGCAAATTTAGGTGGACTGTGCCGCACTTGCGAAGCGTTCCGTCTGGAAGCATTGGTAATAGCAAATTTAGCAATAACCCAAACTCCAGCCTTTCGCAATGTAGCTGCATCAGCGGATCGGTGGCAGCCGCTCGTCGCTTGTTCAGTTGAGGGGTTGACCGATTGGTTAGACCAAAAACATCAAGCAGGATACCGTTTAATTGGGCTGCACGTTGATGCTAATGCTATTTCGCTCACCAAGTTTGCCTTTCCTCGCCGATCGGTGCTGGTATTGGGGCAAGAGTTAACTGGAATTCCCCAATCGGTGCTTCGTTTCTGTCATGACAGTGTCAAAATTCCCCAGTCAGGATTGGTCGAGTCACTGAATGTGCAAACAGCGGCAGCGATCGCCATGTACGAATATGGGCGGCAACACGCCGGACACTCTTAG
- a CDS encoding ABC transporter ATP-binding protein — translation MAYSRLRKLGSYLRPHWRPAAMGIFSLFIVNAIGVYIPLLIRDGLDELQSTFSLDRVVFYALLILGLSSVMWVVRMASRVLLFGVGRQVEFDLKQKIFKHLLTLEPNYFSTNTPGDLISRATSDVDNIRRLMGFAILSLANMVFAYTLTLPAMLRISVRLTLVALAVYPCILILVQLFSRRLRNQQLQVQQETANLSDLIQEDMSGMALIKIYAQEQNERRAFRQLNQQLLKANLLLSKTQNTLFPLLRGLASISQLAILALGTGSIANNTLSVGDFVALLLFAERLVFPTALLGFTITAYQRGEVSVDRLEGILSTEPQIKDEPDAIVLPKSEVRGWVCAHHLTYTYPDAQTPALDRLSFSIEPGETVAVVGPIGSGKSTLANLLPRLLDVAPGQLFLDGQDITKIRLKDLRGAIAYVPQESFLFSTTIKNNIRYGEPFSEQPEVEYAAKQAQIHPEILNFPQQYKTIVGERGITLSGGQRQRTALSRALLVDAPVLILDDALSSVDNQTATEILRNLSEGTRRKTVIFISHQLSAAATADRILVLDQGKIVQSGTHAELIEQPGLYRSLWEKHTLEQYQAS, via the coding sequence ATGGCTTACTCTCGCTTAAGAAAACTTGGCAGCTACCTACGTCCCCATTGGCGTCCAGCGGCAATGGGAATTTTTTCGCTATTCATTGTCAATGCGATCGGGGTTTATATTCCGCTCTTGATTCGAGATGGATTAGACGAACTGCAATCCACCTTCAGCCTCGATCGGGTTGTGTTTTATGCACTTTTGATTCTGGGGCTGTCTTCGGTGATGTGGGTGGTACGGATGGCATCGCGTGTGCTGCTGTTTGGAGTGGGACGACAGGTGGAGTTTGATTTAAAGCAGAAGATTTTTAAGCATTTGTTGACCCTAGAACCAAACTACTTCAGCACCAATACACCAGGCGATCTAATTAGTCGTGCCACCAGTGATGTCGATAATATCCGGCGGTTAATGGGCTTTGCCATCCTCAGTTTGGCCAACATGGTGTTTGCCTATACCCTGACACTTCCTGCCATGTTGCGCATTAGCGTTCGCTTAACCCTAGTGGCGCTGGCCGTTTATCCTTGCATTCTGATTCTGGTGCAGCTATTCAGTCGGCGCTTACGTAACCAGCAATTACAGGTGCAGCAGGAAACCGCTAACCTCAGCGATCTGATTCAAGAAGACATGAGTGGCATGGCGCTGATCAAAATCTATGCACAAGAACAGAATGAACGACGCGCCTTTCGACAACTGAACCAGCAATTATTGAAGGCCAATCTGCTACTGTCTAAAACCCAGAATACGCTGTTTCCCCTGTTGCGGGGGCTAGCTAGCATTAGCCAATTAGCAATCCTAGCACTGGGTACCGGATCAATCGCCAATAATACTCTCAGCGTTGGGGATTTCGTAGCATTGCTGCTGTTTGCTGAACGACTTGTGTTTCCTACGGCTTTACTAGGGTTCACTATTACGGCTTATCAGCGTGGAGAGGTCAGCGTCGATCGCTTGGAAGGAATTTTGTCTACTGAGCCGCAAATTAAAGACGAACCTGATGCCATTGTTTTGCCTAAATCGGAGGTGCGGGGCTGGGTGTGTGCTCATCATCTCACTTACACCTATCCCGATGCCCAAACTCCGGCCCTCGATCGCCTCAGTTTTTCCATTGAACCAGGCGAAACGGTGGCTGTAGTGGGGCCGATCGGTTCCGGAAAATCCACGTTGGCCAATCTGTTGCCGCGTTTGCTTGATGTAGCACCAGGACAACTATTTTTAGATGGACAGGATATCACCAAGATTCGCCTCAAGGATTTAAGAGGAGCGATCGCCTACGTGCCGCAGGAAAGTTTTCTGTTTAGCACCACCATCAAAAACAACATTCGCTATGGCGAGCCGTTTAGCGAACAGCCCGAAGTCGAATATGCCGCCAAACAAGCACAAATTCATCCAGAAATTTTGAATTTTCCCCAACAATACAAAACGATCGTGGGCGAGCGGGGAATCACCTTGTCCGGTGGCCAGCGGCAACGCACAGCGTTATCGAGAGCGTTGCTAGTGGACGCCCCCGTGCTGATCTTGGACGATGCCCTGTCTAGCGTAGACAACCAAACGGCCACTGAAATTTTGCGCAACTTATCAGAAGGAACCCGTCGCAAAACCGTGATTTTCATCTCGCATCAACTTTCTGCTGCTGCCACTGCCGATCGAATTTTGGTGTTAGATCAGGGAAAGATTGTTCAGTCGGGAACTCATGCTGAACTGATTGAGCAACCAGGTCTGTATCGATCGCTGTGGGAAAAACATACCCTAGAGCAGTATCAAGCTAGCTAA
- a CDS encoding YdcF family protein, producing MPELITQILLLIGIFFLIRFVLWNLVPRFYLTWLGLLVLLFVLASVFFTPDNRTAGILWGIISFPLRPLGLSLLLLGYALSRTYPIFGGKAKATIGVPQVTSAFLILFLTSLPLTAYLLTAQTEQRTALEIGQRPAGSVQAIVVLGDGTLPTDPAYRVRTQLSNTVNGLSVSLESRLNFAAQLYSEQATRGSAPLIIVSAGPQAILAQPGVTSAQAINAYLGRLGIPAEQIRVDNEGFDPRSSAIAVRRLLLGPGAVDECEIFAVCNGDVRRLRSSSPRASTVIPVILVTPALTLRRAVSTFHNLAFDVTARPTDFYVFQLQGGLRLAAITDLIPNAEALTITTRVIDEYFAWLYYFMRGWLQDPLSV from the coding sequence ATGCCTGAATTAATCACTCAGATCCTACTTCTGATTGGAATTTTCTTTTTGATTCGATTCGTTCTGTGGAATCTGGTTCCACGCTTTTACCTCACCTGGTTAGGTCTACTGGTGCTGCTATTTGTGCTGGCGTCAGTATTTTTTACCCCCGATAACCGCACGGCTGGCATTCTCTGGGGCATTATTTCCTTTCCGCTGCGACCGTTGGGATTGTCTTTGCTGTTGCTAGGCTACGCCCTCAGCCGCACTTATCCAATATTTGGTGGAAAAGCGAAAGCTACAATTGGCGTGCCGCAAGTCACGTCTGCTTTTCTCATTTTGTTTCTCACCAGCTTGCCGCTGACGGCCTACTTACTGACGGCCCAAACCGAACAACGAACGGCACTGGAAATAGGTCAACGCCCAGCCGGAAGTGTGCAGGCGATCGTTGTATTAGGGGATGGAACCCTACCCACCGATCCGGCCTATCGGGTCCGCACTCAACTCAGTAATACGGTGAATGGGCTGAGTGTGTCTTTAGAATCGCGGCTCAACTTTGCGGCTCAGCTTTATAGCGAACAAGCGACTCGAGGAAGTGCGCCCTTAATCATTGTCAGTGCTGGGCCGCAAGCCATCCTAGCGCAACCGGGCGTTACGTCTGCTCAGGCGATTAATGCATATCTGGGACGATTGGGAATTCCTGCTGAACAAATTCGTGTAGATAATGAAGGCTTTGATCCCCGTAGTAGTGCGATCGCAGTCCGCCGCCTGCTTTTGGGACCGGGAGCCGTAGACGAATGTGAAATTTTTGCAGTATGCAATGGAGACGTGCGCCGCTTACGCTCCAGTAGCCCCCGAGCCAGTACCGTCATCCCAGTTATTCTCGTCACACCTGCTTTAACGCTGCGACGAGCCGTTTCCACCTTCCACAACCTAGCTTTTGATGTAACCGCCCGTCCCACTGATTTTTATGTATTCCAACTTCAGGGAGGGTTGCGGCTGGCTGCCATCACCGATCTCATTCCCAATGCCGAAGCCTTGACCATTACCACTCGGGTCATCGACGAATATTTTGCCTGGCTTTACTACTTCATGCGGGGGTGGTTACAAGATCCGTTGAGTGTGTAA